GATGGTCAAATTCGTATGAGTGCGGCGTTGATGGATGGTTCAGTCCAGCGGTTCAGCGGCGTGATTAATGTTTCGCGGGTGCAGCATCCCATTCACTTGGCTCAAAATTTACAAAACTCACCAGACCGGGTGTTATCTGAGTACGGGGCAGCTGAACTGTTGCGGGAACTCCAAATTCCCAGCTACGATCCCCTGATTGACCTCCGATTGCAGGAGTGGCTACAGGAAAGGCAGGAGAATTTTGTCAAAAAAATGGCTGGAGTAGTAGCAGAACCAGCTATAGCGGAGGAAGGACAGATGACTGGGTTGAACCAGCCTGTTCGGTCCGGTAACGACGGACGCGGTACAATTGGCGTTGTGGCACTGGATAGTCAGGGAAGACTGTCAGCTGGCACCTCAACGGGTGGCAAAGGGTTTGAGCGGATCGGGCGTGTTAGTGATTCTGCCATGCCAGCCGGGAATTACGCCACCGCCCATGCAGCGGTTAGTTGTACCGGAATTGGGGAAGACATTATAGAAGAGTGTTTGGCAGCGCGGATTGTGGTACGTGTAACCGATGGGATGTCAATCCTCGAAGCAATGAAGCGATCGTTTGCCGAAGCTCACCAGCACAAACGCGACCTAGGAGCGATCGCTCTGGATGCGACTGGTGCGATCGCGTGGGGAAAAACCAGTGAAGTCCTCCTCGCTGCCTTCCACAACGGCGAGCGCATTGGCGACACCCTAGAGATGGCTCTAGGTACACAAACCGCTTGCTTAGAAGGGGTCAGGGGTCAGGGGTCAGGGGTCAGGGATTAGAAGAGAAGAGCAGGAGAGGCAGGGGAAGCAAGAGTGTAATCCAAAATCCAAAATCCAAAATCCAAAATTTAATATCCCCTCACTCCTCGTCCCTCGTTTTCAACCGCCAACCTGGTTTAACCACCTGACGCGCACGGGCAATCACTAGGCAATCATCTGGTACATCTTCTGTAACTGCAGATCCAGCTGCTATGGTGACATCGGCTCCCAGCTTTATAGGTGCGACCAAAACACTATTTACACCCGTTTTAGTGCGATCGCCAATCTGGGTAGGATGTTTGTTCACACCGTCGTAGTTAGCGGTAATCGTACCAGCACCAATGTTGACGCGGTTACCCACTGTTGCATCTCCTAAATAAGATAAATGGGCTACATTAGTGCGATCGCCTAGTATAGTCTTTTTCAATTCCACAAAATTTCCTACGCGGCAGTTAGAGCCTACCTCAACGTGACCACGTAAATGGGAATAAGGACCAATCTGTGCCCCCGCATGGACAATACTGTTCATCACTACTGAATACATTACCGTTACGTTCTCACCGAGCTGGCTATTTTCAATCAGACTTCCTGGTCCAATCCGACATCCTGACTGAATCTCCGTATTTCCCCGCAGATGTGTTTGCGGTTCAATAATTACATCTGGCTGCAATTGCACTGTGTCATCAATTGTGATGCTAGCAGGGTCAATCAGTGTCACACCCGCAGCCATCCACTCTGACTTCACCCGCTTTTGCAAAATCTCGTATGCCGTCGCCAGCTGTTCTCGGTCGTTGATTCCCAGTATCTCCTGATAATCCTCGACATCAACAGCCATCACTGGTTCCAGCAGATTCACCACATCTGTCAGGTAGTATTCCTGCTGGTCATTATTTGCCTGTAATTTTGGCAGTACCTGAGCTAAATCTGACCAACGGAAGCAATAAACTCCAGCATTAATGCGGCGGTTTTGTTTCTGAGCAGCAGTGCAATCCCGGTCTTCGACAATTTGTTTAATAATATTTTGACCGTTACAAAATACGCGACCGTAACCTTGCGGATTGGGCAGCTGGGCAGTAAGGAGCGTAGCAGCGTTTTGATGCTCTTGGTGCGTCTGTAACAAGTGTTTGAGGGTTTGAGGTCGTAACAGAGGTACATCTCCGTTTAACACCAGCAGATCCCCTGTAAAGCCTTCCAAATAAGGGAGCAATTGCTGAATGGCATGACCAGTTCCCAGTTGCTCATGCTGTTCAACAAACTCTAAGTCGGATGTTGAGTGCATAGCGGTCTTCACTTGGTCAGCCTGATATCCAATAATTACCAAACGCCGCGTTGGCGAAATCTCCAGACAACTTTCGAGCACTCGTTCGACTAGCGATCGGCCTCCTAACGAATGTAAAACCTTGGGCAGAGATGATTTCATCCGTGTTCCGCGTCCAGCCGCTAGAATTGCTACCGCTACCATGTTTAAGTTATCAGCTATCAGGTTCAGCTTAAAGAATAAAGGATAAAGGTCGACTGAAAAAGGGGCTAGGGAACAGCCTAAATTTTGGAGATGGCGCAGTAGCGAACAAATTAAACGTCATATAGCAATCTGAGTTGATTTGTGGGGTAGGCTTCCAGCCTGCACAGGTATATTTAGGATTGCTATAGTTGGTCACTGATAGCTTTCCATGAGGGTAGAGTAAATAAACTCGGTAAATTGCTGCACTAGGGTAGGATTGCGCCAACCCTTCTCTGCTTCTTTCTCTAGCACTTGCAGAGCTTGTTCCGAAGTCAGCGCCTTTTTGTAGGGACGTTCACTGGTCAGCGCATCGTAGATATCAATAATTTGAAATACTTGAGCTAGGTAGGGAATCTCATCACCTACTAGCCGAGAGGGATAACCAGAGCCATCCCATCGTTCATGGTGATGGCG
This window of the Chroococcidiopsis sp. CCMEE 29 genome carries:
- a CDS encoding isoaspartyl peptidase/L-asparaginase, encoding MQPKLIIHGGAGSSMKGGVEIVRRSLYKVVEEVYSLLLAGASACDAVVHGCQMLENDPCFNAGTGSVLQSDGQIRMSAALMDGSVQRFSGVINVSRVQHPIHLAQNLQNSPDRVLSEYGAAELLRELQIPSYDPLIDLRLQEWLQERQENFVKKMAGVVAEPAIAEEGQMTGLNQPVRSGNDGRGTIGVVALDSQGRLSAGTSTGGKGFERIGRVSDSAMPAGNYATAHAAVSCTGIGEDIIEECLAARIVVRVTDGMSILEAMKRSFAEAHQHKRDLGAIALDATGAIAWGKTSEVLLAAFHNGERIGDTLEMALGTQTACLEGVRGQGSGVRD
- the glmU gene encoding bifunctional UDP-N-acetylglucosamine diphosphorylase/glucosamine-1-phosphate N-acetyltransferase GlmU — encoded protein: MVAVAILAAGRGTRMKSSLPKVLHSLGGRSLVERVLESCLEISPTRRLVIIGYQADQVKTAMHSTSDLEFVEQHEQLGTGHAIQQLLPYLEGFTGDLLVLNGDVPLLRPQTLKHLLQTHQEHQNAATLLTAQLPNPQGYGRVFCNGQNIIKQIVEDRDCTAAQKQNRRINAGVYCFRWSDLAQVLPKLQANNDQQEYYLTDVVNLLEPVMAVDVEDYQEILGINDREQLATAYEILQKRVKSEWMAAGVTLIDPASITIDDTVQLQPDVIIEPQTHLRGNTEIQSGCRIGPGSLIENSQLGENVTVMYSVVMNSIVHAGAQIGPYSHLRGHVEVGSNCRVGNFVELKKTILGDRTNVAHLSYLGDATVGNRVNIGAGTITANYDGVNKHPTQIGDRTKTGVNSVLVAPIKLGADVTIAAGSAVTEDVPDDCLVIARARQVVKPGWRLKTRDEE